The genomic window ATAAAGCCAAAGAATCAAAATTAACAATTACCCTCACATCCGTAGAAAACCCACTCGAATTTGGTGTTGTAATCGCTAATGAAGAGGGGAAAATTGAAAAATTCCTCGAAAAACCGAGCTGGGGCGAAGTGTTTAGTGATACGATTAATACGGGTATTTATATTATTGAACCGGAGATTTTAGAGTATATTCCTAAAAATGAGAATTTTGATTTTGCTAAAGATTTGTTTCCTCTTTTGATGCGTCAGGGAATCGATTTGATGGCTGGTTATGCACAAGGGTACTGGCGTGATGTTGGAAATCCTGAGAGTTATCGTGATGTTTACGAAGATATTTTGGCAGGAAAAATCAAATTTAATATCGGCGGTGAAGCGGTTAAATATCCTGATGGTGTATTGATTTGTGAAGAAGACAATACTCTGGATGATAGTGTCGAAGTAGTTGGAATCGTCCTCATCGGTAAAAATGTTGTGGTAAAAAAAGGGACCAAACTCAGTAATGTGGTTATCGGTAACAACGTATCAATCGGTACTTCCTCGAAAATAGCGAATACGGTTATTTGGGACGATGTTGAGATTGGTAAAAATGCGAAACTCGATGGGTGTGTTATCTGTTGCAACAATCATATCGGTAAAAATGTTACGGCGAAGTCCGGATTGATTTTAGCGCAAGGGTGTGAGATAGGAGAATTAGTCGTTATCGAAAAAGATGTCACTATCTGGCCAAATAAGGTGATCGAAGATGCCGCTATCGTCAGTCGTAGCGTTATTTTGGGTAGTAAATACAAAAACTCTATTTTTGAAGATGGGATGGTTATCGGAAAATCAAATGTAGAACTTTCCTGTGAAATGGCAACAAAGCTTGCTGAAGCATTCGGTGCTCAACTCCCAGTCGGTTCTACCGTATTGGTATCACGTCACTACGATAAAAGCTCACGTATGCTTAAGCGGGCATTCTTAGGGGGACTTCTCTCTGCCGGAGTTGATGTTGTCGATTATAATGCGATCCCAGCCGCGGTAATGCGTTGCAGTTTATCGTTTCATGATAATTATACTGCCGGAATCCATTTCCACCAAAAAATTGATGATCCGACCAGTACGGTCATTACCTTCTATAACAATGAAGCACTTCGTATTAATAACGATGTTGCTAAAAAAGTAGAAAAAGCTTTTTTTAAAGAGACGTTTCGGCGTGTTGATTATTCACAAATAGGGCAAATTTACCAACTCGATCATAAACGTGAATACGGTGAGTATAAAAAAGGGATGGAAGATATTCTTCAATCGCACCGTTTTAAATGTCTTGAATGTCGTGTTGCAGTGGATGTAACGCATGGTTTGGCATCTGAAGTATTTCCAGAGATTTTAAATGATTTGGGGATAGAACATATTATGTTTAACGCATATGCGGATGAACATCGTCTATCTAATATTAATACATTGATAAAACGTTCGTATGATGATATGGGTGCTGTTATCCAAGCTCTTAAATTGGATGCAGGATTTATCCTATATCCTCATGGGCAAAGACTCGATATCTTAAGCAATGAAGGGAAACCTCTGTCGAAACAGACGGCATTGTATGCTGTCTTGACACTTCTCAATATGGATGCAAAAGCGCATGGAACAAAAAAACGGGTCTTTTTACCGACGTGGGCAGCTGATATCGTCTACTTCGATCATTTAGAGATTGAGCGAGGACAATACGCTAATTTTAAATCGGCTAAGATGAAAACATACGATTTGGTAGCGACGGGAGAGGGGAACTTTACCTTTACTGAATTTGCAACCCATCGAGATTCGATGTATGCTACCCTTAAAATATTAGAGATGATTGTTACCCACGGTGTCGCACTCTCAGAAATCATTGACTCCCTGCCTCATTTCTTCTATGCGACGATTCAAGTCCCTTGTTCCCAAGCACTGAAAGGGAAAATGATGCGCCGTTTTCTCGGTGATGCAAAAGGGAAAGAGTCATCAACTCTCGATGGTGTAAAAATTTGGTTGGATAAAGATGACTGGGTATTGATGATTCCTGATCAATACAGTGATTATTTAAATCTCACTATCCAAGCAAAAGATGATGTAAAAGGGGAACATTACACCCAGCTTTACAAGGACAAAATCGCGGAGTGGATAAAATCGTAATGAAAGTATCATCACTCAAGCTCTCTTTTTTCTGGCATATGCATCAGCCCGATTATCGGGGGAGTGATGGAGTGATGAAGATGCCGTGGGTGTTTTTACATGCTATCAAAGATTATTATGAGATGCCATGGTTACTAAGTAAGTATTCCGGGTTAAAAGCGACGTTTAATCTTAGTGCATCGCTTATCGAACAACTAAACCTCTATCAAAATCCTCTCCAATATGATTATTTTTTAACCCTTTGGGCAAAAGAGCCTCAAGAGCTTGAGTATTCACAGCGAGCATGGTTGGTGAAGTTGATGTGCGCTATGCAGTATGAGACGATGGTACGTCCACTAAAGCGGTATGGCGAACTCTATTATCAAGAATATTTCCTCGATGATGAGTTGATCGAGCTGGAGGTTCTTTTTATCCTTGCATGGTGCGGAAACTATTTGAGACTTCATAATGATGTGGTCAAAAAACTGTTGCTCAAAGAGAGAGGGTATGATTCTGGGGATAAGGAAATATTGCTTGCAACTTTAGGTGGTTTTGTCCAAGAGATTCTCCCTTTGTACAGCTCTTTGCAAAAACAAGGGATTATTTCCGTCTCAACAACTCCCTATTTTCATCCTATCTTACCGGTATTGCTCGATATGGAGAATGCTGCGCGTGCTAACAGTGTTACTAAATTGCCTGCAGGATCATTTTCGCTAACAGACGATGCTAATGAACATATAATACGCTCCATTGAACTCTATAAAGAGACGTTCGGGTGCGAACCGAGCGGTTTTTGGCCTGCTGAGGGGGGAGTGGATGAGAAGAGTGTTGCACTGTATAAAGAAAATGCGATTCATTGGATAGCCACCGACGAGGCAATCTTGTATAAATCTCTTAACGATGAAAATCCCTCATTACGGTACAAACCTTATCTTTTTGATGGGGTGAGTATCGCGTTTCGTGATCATCGTTTAAGTGATCTTATCGGGTTTGAATATCGTCATCAAAAAGGGGACGAAGCGACTCATCATTTTATGGCTGAGCTTGAAAAAATTGCCCAAACCGAAGTTGATCCAAGTGTTTTTGTGATTGTTGATGGGGAGAATGCTTGGGAATTTTACGATAATAACGGATTTGATTTTTTTAGCGCACTTTACACTACACTCTCTGATTGCTCGTGGTGTAAAACCGTGACGATGGATGAGGTAGCCAAATTTAAAAATCAAGGTACGCTAACCCATCTGGCTCCCGGAAGCTGGATACATGGGACGTTTGATACATGGGTTGGGCATAGTGAAAAAAATAGAGCATGGGAACTGATTTTTCAAACACAGCGTGATGTTGCTACCGCACAGCTTAGTGAGGATATTAAAAAGAAAATCAAATATCATCTCTTAGCCTCAGAATGTAGCGATTGGTTCTGGTGGTACGGAGACGATCACAGTACCGATTTCGCACACGAATTTGACGCACTGTTTCGGGAACATTTAATCCATATCTATAGATTGATGGAGATGGACATACCTCTTAATCTTTTGGAGCCTATTTTATCCAATGTTGTTTCTTACCCATTTTGGATTAAGCCAACCAATAAAATATCACCTCTGCTCAATGGAGAAAAAAATTCATTTTTTGAGTGGATGGGGTGTGGAAGTATCGATGAACGTCGGATATTTTCAACGATGGACAGATTGCGTGGCCCTGTTAATATTATGTACTATGGATATGATGACACTACCCTTTATATTGCATTAGAGGGGAGAGTTTCCCCCTCATACCGTATTGTTGCCGATGTTGAAACATGGGGTAAAAGAATCGACATAGTGCCCCTTTACAAGATGGGACGTTTGGAATTTGGAATACCTAGAGAATCGTTGGGTAATTCATCAGAGTTAACATTACGATTTCATTTGATGGAAGGGGAAACAAATCTTCAAAGCTTACCGGGATTTGGACTCTTAAACATCGATTTTAATCATCAAAGTGACTGGTATATTTAGGAGAGTGAGATGAAAACGTCATTATTATTTGGAATCCATATGCATCAGCCGGTCGATAATTTCGATTGGGTTATTGAAATGGGGATAAAAGAGTGTTATGAACCTTTTTTTGAGGTGATGAGCCGTTATCCTGATTTTAAATTCTCTGTTCATTGCAGCGGATGGTTGATGGAGCGTATCGAAGAACTTCGTCCGACGTTGTATGAGAAAATTGTTACTTTGGCAAAAAATGGGAGTATCGAGTTTTTTAGTGCGGGGTATTATGAGCCGATTTTGAGCGTCATACCTGCACAAGATAGGAGAGGACAAATCGGACGGCTAAACGATTCGATTCATGAGCGATTTGGACAAACGCCACATGGGTTATGGCTTACTGAACGGGTTTGGGAGTCGTCATTAATCCCTGACCTACACCATTCAGGGATAGACTATACGGTGATGGATGATTACCATTTTCAGTGTGCCGGATTTGATAAAGAGGTGTTGGACGGTTTTTTTATGAGCGAAGAGGGGGGAGAAGAGATTGGACTTTTTCCGATTAGCCAAAAACTCCGCTACGCGATACCGTTTTTAAACGTTGAGAGTGCGATATCAGCCATAAAATCATTTAACCGTGAAAAAGATTCGGCGGCGATTATTTTCGATGATGCCGAAAAATTCGGTATGTGGCCCGGAACGTATGAGTGGGTTTATGAGAAAAAATGGTTAGAGACGTTTGTAGAGGCAGTATTGGCGGATGAGTCTATTGTGACACGTCATTATGGGGAGTATTATCACTCTCAAAAACCGCGTGGAATTGCCTATCTTCCCAATGTTTCGTATTATGAAATGGGAGAATGGAGTTTACGCGCCGATGATGCGTTGCATCTTGAATCACACAAAGAGGAGATGGGAGTAGAGAAGTATGATGCCTATGGGGTAAAATTTCTCAAAGGGGGGATTTGGAAAAACTTTTTAATCAAGTATCCTGAATCTAACCGTTTGCACAAACGAACTCTCGAACTCTCTCGTGCATTTCACAGAGGCGAGGGGGATTTTGAGATACCGTTGTATAAAGCTCAAACCAATGATTCTCTATGGCATGGGGTTTTCGGGGGACTTTATCTCCCCAATCTGCGTGATAATGTCTATACCTACCTCATCGAATGTGAAAATATACGTTATGGTAAGAAAAAAGCACTTGTGAGTGATACCAATGAACTTGACGGATATCCGAAATTTAAATCGGTGAGTTCAAAATTGATTGCCCGTTTTGATGCTGCGATAGGTGGACAGCTAGTAGAGCTCGATCTTCGCGATAAATGTTTTAATCTCCAAAATACTTTAACTCGTCGAAAAGAGGCGTATCACACGAAACTTTTTACCCCTCCTAAAGAGAAAACACCACCGAGTGAAGAGGGGATAGATACTATCCACCATGCTCATATCGATGCGGATGAGACACTGCGTGATGCGATTATTTATGACTGGTACGGCAAAAATTCCTTTATCGATCATATTAGCGATGAGTATTTTAACGGAGATAATTTCCGTCATTGTAATTTTCGAGAATACGGTGATTTCGCCAATCAACCTTATGAGGGGCTAATGGGTAAAAACTCTATTACACTTAAACGTGATGGGGGAATTTATGATGGTGGAGAATTTGCGACAACGATTGAAAAAGAGTTTGAATTTGGTACGGATTCAATCTCATTTCATCTGAATGTGAGCAGTGAAGCAAAGAAATCTTATCGATACGTGATGGAACATAATTTCCATTTTTGCGACTATGATAAAGTCTTGATTAATGGAGATAAAGTAGAAGAGAGTGGAGAAATCAAAAATTGTGAGCATTTTGAAATTGTTGACCTTGTTTTGAAAAAAAAGATGACGTTTACAGCTGATAAACCTTTTAGCCTCTATTATTTTCAGCTCAAAACACTTTCACAAAGCGAGCATGGATTTGATCTCAGCGTACAGGGGATTAGTATCGCGTGTGTGTTCGAGATGGATAAGGTATGTGATATCAAAGGTGCATTGGAGATTACTCGTGTCTGAGATACGCTACGATTCATTACATGATACCCATGTCCTTATTGCCCCTGAGAGACTCCACCGACCCGACATGATTCCTATTCAGATGATTAATCAAGAAGAAAGTGTCTGCCCTTTTTGTGAGGGGAATGAGCTGATGACCCCCAAAGAGATTTATGCAATTCGTATTTTGGACTCTCTTGCTAACGGCGTAGGATGGAAAACGCGTGTCGTCCCCAATCTCTATAAAGCAGTCGCTATTGAAGCTCCCCATTCATACCATCACGGAAATTTTGGATATTGGGATGGATTTGGAGCACACGAGGTGATTATTGATACCTCTATGCATAAAACTTCAATGATGCAATGGGATCAACAAGAGCGATGTGATTGGCTCAAAACTCTTCGTCAACGTGTCGGTGATTTACGTCGTGATCAGCGAATTTCGTATCTCTCACTGTTTAAAAACGAGGGGTTTGATGCTGGGTCAACAATGGCACATTGTCATACACAACTCATAGGGCTTCCCCTTATTCCCAAAGAGATTCACCTAATGAATCGTTATGCGGTTGACTATTATAAAGAACATCATCATGCTTTGATAGAATCGATAATTAGCTACGAAGAAGAGTCATTGGTTCGAATGGTAGAGACTCACGGAGCATTCAGTGCTTTTTGTCCCTATGCGAGCAGTTACCCTTTTGAAGTGATGATTAGCTCTAAATATCATGTGGGGCAGATTGATACCCTCAATGAAAGTGATTTGGATGATCTCGCAACGTTACTGGGGTCTGTATTACTGCGTCTCAAGAGTGAATTAAATAGCTTTTCGTTTAATCTTTCCATCTCAACCCCTCCATTGGGTGAAGATATCTCTTTGTATGAAGCACATCGTTTGCGAATACGAATAATGCCAAGATTGTATCGATTAGGGGGATTTGAGATGAGTTCTCATATGATGATTAACCCTGTTTTACCTGAATTAGCCGCTAAATTATTACGAGGAGAAGAGTATGATTAAAAAAGTGTTGTTTGCCGCAAGTGAAATATATCCTTTTGCAAAAACCGGTGGGTTAGCAGATGTTGCCTATGCACTCCCTCGTGCATTAAAAAACCTTTATGATGTTACTGTCGTGATGCCACTGTATCGTTCTATCGATAAAGAGCAATATTCTATTACACCGCTTGGTAAATCATTTACCATCTCCATGGGGGGCGAGAAATATCTTGTTGATTTGTATGGGTGCAGTGTTGATGGCTACTCGTTTATATTTATTTATTCGCCGATACTGTGTGATAGAGAATTTCTCTATGGTACACCAGAAGAGGGGTATGTGGATAACGGTATACGTTTTGCCCTCTTTTCGTATGCTATTACGGAATTATTGAAACTAAGAAAGTACGATATTCTCCACCTCAACGATTGGCAATGTGCATTAGCGGCATTACTGGTTCATAAAGATCATAACCATTCACCAAAAGTGATTTATACGATACATAATTTGGCGTATCAGGGGATATTTGATTCGACTATTTTAGAATCGGTTGGGATTGAGCGTGACTATTATACGATGGGTTCTTTGGAATTTTACGGAAAAGTAAATTTTATGAAAGCCGGAGTTGCCTATGCCGATGAGGTGACTACTGTGAGTCCAACCTATGCACGTGAGATTTTAACGGGTGAGTTTGGATGTGGATTGGAAGGTTTTTTACATTTTCATCAAAACAAACTCAGTGGAATTATCAACGGTATTGATAGTGAACATTTTTCTCCACTCGCCGATAATGCCCTGATTGCCCCCTATAGTGAGTTTAAAGGTAAAAAAACAAACAAAACCCACTTGCTAAAACAAATAGGTTTTAAAGGGATTAATAAACCTCTCTTTGCCTTCGTTGGTCGTTTTACATCCCAAAAAGGGATGGATCTTTTGATTGAAACCTTACCTAAAATGGCTCTGTTAGAGTGCAATATTGTGTTGTTGGGTGAGGGGGAAGAGAACTATCATCAATCTTTGTCTCTTGTGGCAAATGAGCATAAAAATATCCATCTTAGCTTTGGGTATGATGAAGCTTTGTCACATCAGATATATGCTGCTGCGGATTTTTTATTGATGCCATCACTCTTTGAGCCGTGCGGTTTAAACCAAATGATAGCTTTTGCTTACGGTGCATTACCGATTGTCCATCGTGTCGGAGGATTAGTCGATACGGTGAAGCGATTAGAAACGTATCAAGAAGATAGCTGTTCGGGTTACGGGTTATTATTTAGTACGGCAACGTGTCGCTCGCTACTTAGTGTCGTTAAAAAAGGGTGTGAGTTATTTGAGGATAAAAAACATTTTGAACGGGTAATCAATCACAATATGCGATGTGATTTCTCTTGGAAAGAGAGTGCCATAGCCTATGGCGAACTGTATGAGAAAGAGAAAAAATAGATGGATAAATTAAATATTCTCTTTGCCGCATCCGAGGTAGTACCGTTTGCAAAAACCGGAGGGTTGGCGGATGTTGCGGGAGCACTTCCAAAAGCTCTTCGTGCACTGGGGCATGATGTACGCCTTGTTATGCCCCGTTACTACATTGTTGATCGTGAAAAATATTCCCTACGACTGATGGAAGGCTCGTTGGGTGTACCGATGGGGACTATGGGTGAAATGTGGGCAGGGGTATATGAAGGGGTTCTTCCCGCTACCGATATTCCGATTTATTTTATCGATTATGAACACTATTTTGGACGTAGTGGCTTGTACGATGAGAATGGCGAAGGATTTAGTGATAACGACAACCGTTTTTTGTTCTTTTCACGTGCGGTAATGCAATTGGCAAAAAAACTCCATTTTCATCCAGATGTGATTCATGCTAACGATTGGCATACCGCTGCTATCCCTATGATGCTCAATACCCTTTATGCTTATGATCCTCATTTCGCCTATACCGGTTCATTGCTTACTATCCATAATCTTCAACATCAAGGGAAGTTTTATAAAGGGGTGATGGATGTTTTAGGGATTGGATGGGAACACTATTTCGAGCTTGAAGAACATGGAAGCATTAACCTTCTAAAGGGGGGGATAGTTCATGCCGATGCCATTAGTACCGTCAGTTCGAAGTATGCCCAAGAGATTCGTACTGCTGAGTTTGGATGGGGGTTAGAGGGACTTATTGATATTAACTCATATAAACTTCATGGAATCCTCAACGGAGTTGATTATGAGGAGTGGAGCCCTGCCGTTGATAGTATGATTTCTTATCATTTTGATATCGATGATATGATGGGTAAGGGGATGTGCAAAAATACTCTTCAGCAGTTGTTTAATCTCCCTCAAAGAGGAGAGATTCCACTTATCGGATTTGTGGGGAGATTGGCGGAACAAAAGGGGATAGAGTTAATTGCCTCATCCATTCACAAACTTTTAGAGATGGACATACAAATCGTCATGTTAGGGGCTGGAGAGAAATGGGCAGAATCATTTTTTAGTGAGATTGCAGGTATGTATCCTCATAAGTTTGGATGTTTTATCGGCTATCGAAATGATATTGCCCACCAAATAGAAGCTGGGAGTGATCTCTTTTTAATGCCATCGTTGTTCGAGCCGTGCGGTCTAAATCAAATCTATTCCCTACGTTATGGGACACTCCCGATTGTCCGTGCTACCGGCGGGTTGGATGATACGATAGAGAACTACCATAACGACGGTGAACACGGGAACGGGTTCAAATTTCACGACGCTACACCTGAAGCATTAATCAATACGGTTGGATGGGCAGTCTATACATGGTACAATGACCATGACGGGTTTAAAAAGATGCAACACAATGCGATGTCTCAACGTTATGATTGGGAAGGTGCGGCACACGAATATGAATCACTTTATCGTCGTATTATTCATGGAAGAAAAGGGGTATGATGAATCATCCAATGAGCTATGAGGTCTCACGCTTGAGTGAGATGGATATTTACCTTTTTAAGCAAGGGACTCATACAAATCTTTACAACAAGCTCGGTTCTCATTCTATGGTACATCAAGGGGACTTTGGGATATATTTTTCAGTGTGGGCACCCAATGCTGCATATGTGAGTGTACGAGGTGATTTCAACAATTATGATACTCAAAGCCATCCGTTAAAACTTCGTGAGGATGAATCGGGGATTTGGGAGGGGTTTATTTCAGGTGTTGAGCAAGGGCTCACCTACAAATACCATATCGTCTCCAAATTTCATAACATTATTCATGATAAAAGCGATCCGTTCGGATTTTATGCTGAAATGCCTCCGAAATCGGCTTCACGGGTGTGGAAGATTGATGATTACGGATGGGAAGATTCGGCGTGGATGGCATCACGGTATCAACACAATGCCCATGATGCTCCGATAAGTGTCTATGAAGTTCATTTAGGTTCATGGAGACGGCATGTGGAGGAGGGGGATCGTTATCTTACTTACCGTGAATTGGCGGTAGAACTCGTCGAGTATCTAAAAGAGATGAACTACACCCATGTCGAGTTTATGCCCCTCACCGAATATCCGTTTTTCGGTTCTTGGGGATATCAAGTGGTCGGATATTTCGCCGCAACGGCGCGATTTGGGACACCGCAGGATTTGATGTATCTGATAGATACGCTTCACCAAAATGGTATCGGGGTGATTATGGACTGGGTCCCCTCCCATTTCGCCGTCGATATGCACGGTCTTATTAATTTTGACGGTACGGCATTGTACGAACATGATGACCCGCGTCAGGGATTTCACCCAGAGTGGGGTAGTATCATCTTTAACTATGGGCGTAATGAAGTACAGTCTTTTTTGATTAGCTCCGCGATGTTTTGGGTAGATTATTACCATATCGACGGTATTCGTGTTGATGCGGTGGCATCGATGTTGTATCTGAACTATGCACGTAAAGAGGGGGAGTGGATCCCGAACCAATACGGTGGCAATGAAAATCTCGAAGCAATCGAGTTTCTCAAAAAGCTCAATACCTCTTTGTACGGTGCCTATCCTGATATCGTGATGATTGCCGAAGAGTCCACCGCCTATCCGATGGTGACCCGTCCCGTCGATGTCGGGGGGCTAGGATTTGGGTTTAAATGGAACATGGGGTGGATGCATGATTCACTCAAATACATGAGTTACAACCCCTTTTTTCGTCAACATCACCATCATCAACTCACCTTTAGTATGTGGTATGGGTTTGATGAGAACTTTATGCTCCCGCTGAGTCACGATGAGGTGGTTCATATGAAAGGTTCCC from Sulfuricurvum sp. includes these protein-coding regions:
- a CDS encoding sugar phosphate nucleotidyltransferase — its product is MKAVVMAGGFGTRIQPLTNSIPKPMLPIMNRPMMEHTIVSLRDLGIKEFIILLYFKPEVIKDYFKDGSAWGINITYVVPDDDYGTAGAVKKAQEFIGDENFIIISGDLVTDFDFQQIFDYHKAKESKLTITLTSVENPLEFGVVIANEEGKIEKFLEKPSWGEVFSDTINTGIYIIEPEILEYIPKNENFDFAKDLFPLLMRQGIDLMAGYAQGYWRDVGNPESYRDVYEDILAGKIKFNIGGEAVKYPDGVLICEEDNTLDDSVEVVGIVLIGKNVVVKKGTKLSNVVIGNNVSIGTSSKIANTVIWDDVEIGKNAKLDGCVICCNNHIGKNVTAKSGLILAQGCEIGELVVIEKDVTIWPNKVIEDAAIVSRSVILGSKYKNSIFEDGMVIGKSNVELSCEMATKLAEAFGAQLPVGSTVLVSRHYDKSSRMLKRAFLGGLLSAGVDVVDYNAIPAAVMRCSLSFHDNYTAGIHFHQKIDDPTSTVITFYNNEALRINNDVAKKVEKAFFKETFRRVDYSQIGQIYQLDHKREYGEYKKGMEDILQSHRFKCLECRVAVDVTHGLASEVFPEILNDLGIEHIMFNAYADEHRLSNINTLIKRSYDDMGAVIQALKLDAGFILYPHGQRLDILSNEGKPLSKQTALYAVLTLLNMDAKAHGTKKRVFLPTWAADIVYFDHLEIERGQYANFKSAKMKTYDLVATGEGNFTFTEFATHRDSMYATLKILEMIVTHGVALSEIIDSLPHFFYATIQVPCSQALKGKMMRRFLGDAKGKESSTLDGVKIWLDKDDWVLMIPDQYSDYLNLTIQAKDDVKGEHYTQLYKDKIAEWIKS
- a CDS encoding glycoside hydrolase family 57 protein, coding for MKVSSLKLSFFWHMHQPDYRGSDGVMKMPWVFLHAIKDYYEMPWLLSKYSGLKATFNLSASLIEQLNLYQNPLQYDYFLTLWAKEPQELEYSQRAWLVKLMCAMQYETMVRPLKRYGELYYQEYFLDDELIELEVLFILAWCGNYLRLHNDVVKKLLLKERGYDSGDKEILLATLGGFVQEILPLYSSLQKQGIISVSTTPYFHPILPVLLDMENAARANSVTKLPAGSFSLTDDANEHIIRSIELYKETFGCEPSGFWPAEGGVDEKSVALYKENAIHWIATDEAILYKSLNDENPSLRYKPYLFDGVSIAFRDHRLSDLIGFEYRHQKGDEATHHFMAELEKIAQTEVDPSVFVIVDGENAWEFYDNNGFDFFSALYTTLSDCSWCKTVTMDEVAKFKNQGTLTHLAPGSWIHGTFDTWVGHSEKNRAWELIFQTQRDVATAQLSEDIKKKIKYHLLASECSDWFWWYGDDHSTDFAHEFDALFREHLIHIYRLMEMDIPLNLLEPILSNVVSYPFWIKPTNKISPLLNGEKNSFFEWMGCGSIDERRIFSTMDRLRGPVNIMYYGYDDTTLYIALEGRVSPSYRIVADVETWGKRIDIVPLYKMGRLEFGIPRESLGNSSELTLRFHLMEGETNLQSLPGFGLLNIDFNHQSDWYI
- a CDS encoding alpha-amylase/4-alpha-glucanotransferase domain-containing protein, whose protein sequence is MKTSLLFGIHMHQPVDNFDWVIEMGIKECYEPFFEVMSRYPDFKFSVHCSGWLMERIEELRPTLYEKIVTLAKNGSIEFFSAGYYEPILSVIPAQDRRGQIGRLNDSIHERFGQTPHGLWLTERVWESSLIPDLHHSGIDYTVMDDYHFQCAGFDKEVLDGFFMSEEGGEEIGLFPISQKLRYAIPFLNVESAISAIKSFNREKDSAAIIFDDAEKFGMWPGTYEWVYEKKWLETFVEAVLADESIVTRHYGEYYHSQKPRGIAYLPNVSYYEMGEWSLRADDALHLESHKEEMGVEKYDAYGVKFLKGGIWKNFLIKYPESNRLHKRTLELSRAFHRGEGDFEIPLYKAQTNDSLWHGVFGGLYLPNLRDNVYTYLIECENIRYGKKKALVSDTNELDGYPKFKSVSSKLIARFDAAIGGQLVELDLRDKCFNLQNTLTRRKEAYHTKLFTPPKEKTPPSEEGIDTIHHAHIDADETLRDAIIYDWYGKNSFIDHISDEYFNGDNFRHCNFREYGDFANQPYEGLMGKNSITLKRDGGIYDGGEFATTIEKEFEFGTDSISFHLNVSSEAKKSYRYVMEHNFHFCDYDKVLINGDKVEESGEIKNCEHFEIVDLVLKKKMTFTADKPFSLYYFQLKTLSQSEHGFDLSVQGISIACVFEMDKVCDIKGALEITRV
- a CDS encoding UTP--glucose-1-phosphate uridylyltransferase, producing MSEIRYDSLHDTHVLIAPERLHRPDMIPIQMINQEESVCPFCEGNELMTPKEIYAIRILDSLANGVGWKTRVVPNLYKAVAIEAPHSYHHGNFGYWDGFGAHEVIIDTSMHKTSMMQWDQQERCDWLKTLRQRVGDLRRDQRISYLSLFKNEGFDAGSTMAHCHTQLIGLPLIPKEIHLMNRYAVDYYKEHHHALIESIISYEEESLVRMVETHGAFSAFCPYASSYPFEVMISSKYHVGQIDTLNESDLDDLATLLGSVLLRLKSELNSFSFNLSISTPPLGEDISLYEAHRLRIRIMPRLYRLGGFEMSSHMMINPVLPELAAKLLRGEEYD
- a CDS encoding glycogen synthase, which translates into the protein MIKKVLFAASEIYPFAKTGGLADVAYALPRALKNLYDVTVVMPLYRSIDKEQYSITPLGKSFTISMGGEKYLVDLYGCSVDGYSFIFIYSPILCDREFLYGTPEEGYVDNGIRFALFSYAITELLKLRKYDILHLNDWQCALAALLVHKDHNHSPKVIYTIHNLAYQGIFDSTILESVGIERDYYTMGSLEFYGKVNFMKAGVAYADEVTTVSPTYAREILTGEFGCGLEGFLHFHQNKLSGIINGIDSEHFSPLADNALIAPYSEFKGKKTNKTHLLKQIGFKGINKPLFAFVGRFTSQKGMDLLIETLPKMALLECNIVLLGEGEENYHQSLSLVANEHKNIHLSFGYDEALSHQIYAAADFLLMPSLFEPCGLNQMIAFAYGALPIVHRVGGLVDTVKRLETYQEDSCSGYGLLFSTATCRSLLSVVKKGCELFEDKKHFERVINHNMRCDFSWKESAIAYGELYEKEKK
- a CDS encoding glycogen synthase, whose translation is MDKLNILFAASEVVPFAKTGGLADVAGALPKALRALGHDVRLVMPRYYIVDREKYSLRLMEGSLGVPMGTMGEMWAGVYEGVLPATDIPIYFIDYEHYFGRSGLYDENGEGFSDNDNRFLFFSRAVMQLAKKLHFHPDVIHANDWHTAAIPMMLNTLYAYDPHFAYTGSLLTIHNLQHQGKFYKGVMDVLGIGWEHYFELEEHGSINLLKGGIVHADAISTVSSKYAQEIRTAEFGWGLEGLIDINSYKLHGILNGVDYEEWSPAVDSMISYHFDIDDMMGKGMCKNTLQQLFNLPQRGEIPLIGFVGRLAEQKGIELIASSIHKLLEMDIQIVMLGAGEKWAESFFSEIAGMYPHKFGCFIGYRNDIAHQIEAGSDLFLMPSLFEPCGLNQIYSLRYGTLPIVRATGGLDDTIENYHNDGEHGNGFKFHDATPEALINTVGWAVYTWYNDHDGFKKMQHNAMSQRYDWEGAAHEYESLYRRIIHGRKGV
- the glgB gene encoding 1,4-alpha-glucan branching protein GlgB; this translates as MNHPMSYEVSRLSEMDIYLFKQGTHTNLYNKLGSHSMVHQGDFGIYFSVWAPNAAYVSVRGDFNNYDTQSHPLKLREDESGIWEGFISGVEQGLTYKYHIVSKFHNIIHDKSDPFGFYAEMPPKSASRVWKIDDYGWEDSAWMASRYQHNAHDAPISVYEVHLGSWRRHVEEGDRYLTYRELAVELVEYLKEMNYTHVEFMPLTEYPFFGSWGYQVVGYFAATARFGTPQDLMYLIDTLHQNGIGVIMDWVPSHFAVDMHGLINFDGTALYEHDDPRQGFHPEWGSIIFNYGRNEVQSFLISSAMFWVDYYHIDGIRVDAVASMLYLNYARKEGEWIPNQYGGNENLEAIEFLKKLNTSLYGAYPDIVMIAEESTAYPMVTRPVDVGGLGFGFKWNMGWMHDSLKYMSYNPFFRQHHHHQLTFSMWYGFDENFMLPLSHDEVVHMKGSLINKMPGDTNQKFANLRALYAYMMAHPGKKLLFMGGEIAQYAEWNFERSLDWHLCDFPLHAGLQKMVAELNSLYRRERALHLYDEKREGFEWIDDRDSSHNCLSFIRKSDNPDENIYVVCNFADETRYDFPVGVVAEGEYVEIFNSQSLVYEGWNIHNSESIISRNVPIYGKEFSITMTLPPLGVVYLKKLISKEEKL